One segment of Mycolicibacterium baixiangningiae DNA contains the following:
- a CDS encoding MFS transporter, translated as MSIDSALASADELHKRATRKAVLRLLPVMCAVYFMAYIDRTNVALAKTHLEADVGISAAAFGFGAGIFFISYAFLEIPSNLIMYRVGPRRWIARIAVTWGTLSALMMFVQGDLSFYIMRFLLGAAEAGLYPALMYMVTVWFAQSYRATVVGFIYLAPTIALVVGGPMGGALMELDSALGLHGWQWMFLIEGAVTVLVGVLVWFKLPQVPSEAHWLSADEARILTERAVGAHHDTATRIRGNVKKAFGRPFVIVVALIYFFNQITNVGIVFNIPAIVEDLDISGSFLIGLLSGSAGIGATIGVLVVPRLFARYQREASAVGILAAATLATSIAFMLSSSALARILLIAISMIFVFGTLPLFWSIAMARMSGLMAAASLAFINTIGLIGGFVGPYLFGLAETATDNPSAGFYVVIIASIIGVALAPVLGHAIKREDASTGTA; from the coding sequence CGGCTGCTCCCCGTCATGTGCGCGGTGTACTTCATGGCCTACATCGACCGCACCAACGTCGCGCTGGCCAAGACCCACCTCGAAGCCGACGTCGGCATCAGTGCCGCGGCGTTCGGTTTCGGCGCAGGCATCTTCTTCATCAGCTACGCGTTTCTCGAAATTCCGAGCAACCTGATCATGTACCGCGTCGGGCCACGCCGGTGGATCGCCCGCATCGCCGTCACCTGGGGCACCCTGTCTGCGCTGATGATGTTCGTACAGGGCGACCTGTCCTTCTACATCATGCGATTCTTGCTCGGCGCCGCCGAGGCCGGCCTCTACCCCGCCCTGATGTACATGGTCACCGTCTGGTTCGCCCAGAGCTACCGCGCCACCGTCGTCGGTTTCATCTACCTGGCGCCCACCATCGCGCTGGTCGTCGGCGGCCCCATGGGCGGAGCGCTGATGGAACTCGACAGCGCACTCGGACTGCACGGCTGGCAGTGGATGTTCCTCATCGAAGGTGCCGTCACCGTTCTGGTCGGCGTCCTGGTCTGGTTCAAGCTTCCTCAAGTACCCAGCGAGGCACACTGGTTGTCCGCCGATGAGGCGCGCATCCTCACCGAACGCGCCGTCGGCGCCCACCACGACACCGCGACCAGGATCCGTGGCAACGTCAAGAAGGCCTTCGGTCGACCCTTCGTCATCGTGGTGGCGTTGATCTACTTCTTCAACCAAATCACCAACGTGGGCATCGTTTTCAACATCCCGGCGATCGTCGAAGACCTCGACATCAGCGGCTCGTTCCTCATCGGGCTCCTGTCCGGAAGTGCGGGAATCGGCGCGACGATCGGCGTGCTGGTGGTACCCCGCCTGTTCGCCCGCTACCAGCGCGAGGCCAGCGCCGTCGGCATCCTCGCCGCCGCCACCCTGGCCACCTCGATCGCCTTCATGCTTTCCTCCAGCGCGCTGGCCCGCATCCTGCTCATCGCGATCTCGATGATCTTCGTGTTCGGCACTCTGCCGCTGTTCTGGTCGATCGCGATGGCGCGCATGTCCGGTTTGATGGCTGCGGCCAGCCTGGCGTTCATCAACACCATCGGACTCATCGGCGGGTTCGTCGGGCCATACCTGTTCGGACTGGCCGAGACCGCGACAGACAACCCGTCCGCTGGGTTCTACGTCGTCATCATCGCCTCGATCATCGGCGTCGCGCTGGCACCGGTACTCGGCCATGCCATCAAGCGCGAGGACGCGAGCACAGGCACTGCCTGA
- a CDS encoding type III PLP-dependent enzyme domain-containing protein, whose protein sequence is MIHFRRSQSMPRHAVCHRALRGTPLHVPAELLTTASVAEWVRRRGLGVDVSSASELQLTLDAGLPASRVAAQCGDVETVEGAVAAGVGRFVLGGWSDVMLLAGRASSHRVVVDVTERTGERLAASVMSMGRLDVVGLRCSVSGGEAEAGEAVRRMISQMARLRRMHGVILTRVCLSGYGRGDADSGELRRGVLGLQLAAEEACASLRYPRPALVLSLHAAALVG, encoded by the coding sequence ATGATTCATTTTCGCCGTTCGCAGTCCATGCCGCGCCACGCCGTGTGCCACCGGGCGTTACGGGGGACGCCGCTGCACGTCCCCGCCGAGTTGTTGACGACGGCTTCGGTGGCGGAGTGGGTGCGACGGCGGGGGCTGGGTGTGGACGTGTCGAGCGCGTCGGAGTTGCAGCTGACGCTCGACGCGGGCTTGCCGGCGTCTCGGGTGGCGGCGCAGTGCGGTGATGTCGAGACGGTCGAGGGGGCGGTGGCCGCGGGGGTGGGGCGGTTCGTGCTCGGCGGGTGGTCGGACGTGATGTTGCTGGCGGGTCGGGCGTCGTCGCACCGGGTGGTGGTGGACGTCACCGAGCGGACGGGTGAGCGGCTGGCGGCGTCGGTGATGTCGATGGGGAGGCTGGACGTGGTGGGGTTGCGGTGCAGCGTCTCTGGTGGCGAGGCCGAGGCGGGGGAGGCGGTGCGCAGGATGATTTCTCAGATGGCGCGGTTGCGCCGCATGCACGGGGTGATCCTGACGCGGGTGTGTCTGTCGGGGTACGGCCGGGGTGACGCGGATTCGGGGGAGCTGCGGCGAGGTGTCCTCGGGTTGCAGTTGGCGGCGGAGGAGGCGTGTGCGTCTCTGCGGTATCCGAGGCCGGCGCTGGTGTTGTCGCTTCACGCGGCGGCGTTGGTCGGCTAG